Proteins from a single region of Numenius arquata chromosome Z, bNumArq3.hap1.1, whole genome shotgun sequence:
- the RFESD gene encoding Rieske domain-containing protein, whose amino-acid sequence MLDLVVLSLHFFLCFLIFLAIWRGHKDVDLPRSGTGTAETELDGLILIGKEEDIKKSQRTTAKVNGREVVVFYHEGKFHALDSRCYHEGGPLRLGEIEDINGQACIVCPWHKYVITLETGEGLYEGINPLEPSPTPQWQSKGVKQRIHKVTIDNGNVYLSPPDLSVSFDSDYFADKYKNGGDLSMEKQSDSQAAE is encoded by the exons ATGCTGGACCTCGTCGTTCTGAGCCTccacttcttcctctgcttcctcaTCTTCCTCGCGATCTGGCGTGGACACAAG gATGTGGATTTGCCCAGATCAGGCACAGGCACAGCTGAAACGGAGCTAGACGGTCTTATATTAATTGGCAAAGAAGAAGACATAAAGAAGTCCCAAAGAACAACAGCCAAAGTCAACGGCAGAGAAGTTGTTGTCTTCTACCATGAAGGGAAATTTCATGCTTTGGACTCACGCTGCTACC ACGAAGGAGGCCCTTTGCGTCTTGGAGAGATAGAG GATATCAATGGCCAAGCATGTATTGTTTGCCCTTGGCATAAGTATGTAATTACTTTGGAAACAGGAGAAGGATTGTATGAAGGAATAAACCCTTTGGAGCCATCACCGACGCCGCAGTGGCAATCCAAAGGAGTCAAACAGAGGATTCACAAAGTCACAATAGACAATGGGAACGTTTATTTGAGTCCCCCAGATTTGTCTGTAAGCTTTGACTCTGATTATTTTGCTGACAAGTACAAAAATGGTGGTGATTTATCTATGGAAAAACAAAGCGACTCACAAGCAGCAGAGTAA